The nucleotide window GATTAAAAACAGTGGAAGACGTTTTCAGACATTTCCAGCCTTCAGTATCGGTACAGCACGAAACAGAAGATGGTGGAGTGGTAGAAGAAGAATTCCGTTTTCAAAACCTTGGAGACTTTACTCCCAAAAGCCTTACTCAGAAATCAGATTATCTGCAGCAGCTGAGCATGGAACAGGAGCAGTACAATAAAATAGTACGTCAGCTGAAAACCAACAAAATTCTACGCAATATGCTGGAGAACGATCAGACAAGAGCGGCGTTCATAGAAGTATTGAAAGAAGTGGCACAAGAACTTGAAAAATAATTAAAGACTTACATTAAATCATGGATAGCAAATTACAGGCACAAGAAAGCCAGCAGCAGGGGCAGCAGCAACACGCAGGGCAGCCGAAGGGCAACCCGCTTGCAGAGCTCAATAAAATGGGAGGATTTGGCTTTGTTGAATCCGTTGTAGACGGTATTGCCAATATGAACCCAACAAGAA belongs to Chryseobacterium gleum and includes:
- a CDS encoding type VI secretion system contractile sheath small subunit; protein product: MAMFNYGVGGNEVKVDANEAIQEIQENKSLIVSQLTTEESYTPEIVTGLKTVEDVFRHFQPSVSVQHETEDGGVVEEEFRFQNLGDFTPKSLTQKSDYLQQLSMEQEQYNKIVRQLKTNKILRNMLENDQTRAAFIEVLKEVAQELEK